One genomic window of Pelagibaculum spongiae includes the following:
- the flhB gene encoding flagellar biosynthesis protein FlhB: protein MADESSEKTEEPTPKRQKESKEKGQVPRSRELTTLVMMLTASAGLMVVGKYIYQALENVFHLSWQPQRHMLQDPAWLVQATGLALKQMVMGLLPFLLMMVAAAIIGSAMLGGLNFSQKALGFKVSKMNPMKGLAKMFGLKALVELGKSLAKFSIVALVAWFLLQNTIDDFARLAGIPLDLAIPRAMEILGWSLLKLSSTLILIAVIDVPYQLWDNSRQLKMSLQEIKDEMKDSEGKPEVKGRIRQLQREMSQRRMMADVPEADVIITNPTHYSVALKYKHGEMDAPIVVASGVDHVALKIREIAKEYEVIMVTAPPLARAIYYSSEVGEPINEGLYLSIAQVLAYVYQLNEFQKGQATQPEMPGEFDIPTDLQREK, encoded by the coding sequence ATGGCTGATGAAAGTTCTGAAAAAACAGAAGAACCCACACCCAAACGGCAAAAAGAGTCGAAGGAAAAAGGCCAGGTTCCCCGATCCCGCGAATTAACTACACTGGTGATGATGCTAACTGCATCGGCTGGTTTAATGGTGGTTGGTAAATACATCTATCAAGCATTAGAAAATGTTTTCCATCTAAGCTGGCAGCCGCAGCGGCACATGCTACAAGACCCGGCTTGGCTAGTTCAAGCAACTGGTTTGGCATTAAAACAAATGGTAATGGGTTTGCTGCCTTTTCTATTAATGATGGTTGCTGCAGCTATTATTGGTAGTGCAATGTTAGGTGGCTTGAATTTCAGTCAAAAAGCACTTGGCTTTAAAGTCAGTAAAATGAACCCTATGAAAGGCCTTGCCAAAATGTTTGGCCTTAAAGCTTTAGTTGAATTGGGAAAATCATTAGCTAAGTTTTCGATCGTTGCGTTGGTTGCTTGGTTCTTGTTGCAAAACACCATTGATGACTTTGCTCGTTTGGCGGGGATTCCGCTAGATCTGGCAATCCCAAGGGCGATGGAGATTCTTGGGTGGTCACTGCTGAAGTTATCTTCCACTTTGATTTTAATTGCTGTGATAGATGTGCCGTATCAGTTATGGGACAACAGTCGTCAATTAAAAATGAGTCTGCAAGAAATCAAAGATGAAATGAAAGACAGCGAAGGTAAGCCTGAGGTAAAAGGGCGAATCCGTCAGTTGCAACGAGAGATGTCACAACGAAGAATGATGGCTGACGTGCCGGAAGCTGATGTGATTATTACCAACCCAACGCATTACTCTGTGGCATTAAAATACAAGCATGGCGAAATGGATGCGCCGATCGTAGTTGCTAGTGGTGTTGATCATGTGGCACTAAAAATTCGTGAAATTGCTAAAGAATATGAAGTGATTATGGTGACAGCACCACCGCTTGCCCGTGCTATTTACTATTCCAGTGAAGTGGGTGAGCCGATTAATGAAGGGCTGTATTTATCAATTGCTCAAGTACTAGCATATGTTTATCAGCTGAATGAATTCCAAAAAGGCCAAGCTACCCAACCTGAGATGCCGGGTGAATTCGATATTCCAACCGACCTTCAGCGTGAAAAATAA
- the fliQ gene encoding flagellar biosynthesis protein FliQ, translating into MNEGFIDLFRESLMVVVSATAVVIIPGLLVGLLVAVFQAATSINEQTLSFVPKLFVTLMMIGLAGPWLLRLFVEFARQVFTEIPGLIG; encoded by the coding sequence ATGAATGAAGGGTTTATTGATCTATTCCGTGAGAGTTTGATGGTAGTAGTGAGTGCCACTGCGGTAGTCATCATTCCAGGTTTGCTGGTTGGTTTGTTGGTTGCGGTTTTTCAGGCGGCAACATCAATTAATGAACAAACGCTTTCTTTTGTACCAAAACTTTTTGTTACCTTGATGATGATAGGGCTTGCTGGGCCTTGGTTATTACGCCTTTTCGTTGAATTTGCTCGGCAAGTTTTTACTGAAATTCCCGGACTAATTGGCTAA
- the fliR gene encoding flagellar biosynthetic protein FliR — MQPEALFFSSSLDQLISWVESWLLPLFRISSMWMAMPLFGSVLMTAKIRLAASLALGMVMIPSLPVIAAIDPLSPQMILLVAREIGIGAVIGFMLQLVFQAAVFGGQLISNQTGLGFAAMVAPQNGVTVPMVAQLYQLLCGLMFLTMNGHLVLIRALQRSFEVMPVAAGNFDPNILFKLVSFVSWVFAGGVMVALPAVAALLFINFSFGVMSRAAPQFNIISIGFPITMLCGYVIVWYTLSSFLGQLGILLERTFIALEGLIV; from the coding sequence TTGCAACCTGAAGCTTTATTTTTTTCCTCGAGTTTGGATCAACTGATTAGCTGGGTTGAGAGCTGGCTGTTGCCGCTGTTTCGTATTTCTTCGATGTGGATGGCAATGCCTTTGTTTGGCTCAGTTCTTATGACGGCTAAAATCCGTCTTGCCGCTTCTCTTGCACTGGGTATGGTGATGATTCCATCCCTGCCAGTTATTGCCGCAATCGATCCTTTGTCGCCACAAATGATTTTATTGGTCGCCAGAGAAATTGGTATTGGTGCAGTAATTGGCTTTATGTTGCAGCTAGTGTTTCAAGCAGCAGTTTTTGGTGGTCAGCTAATATCGAACCAAACTGGACTTGGCTTTGCTGCAATGGTTGCACCACAAAATGGTGTCACAGTGCCGATGGTGGCGCAATTATATCAGTTGCTTTGTGGTTTGATGTTTTTAACCATGAATGGTCATTTGGTGTTGATTCGCGCACTGCAACGTAGTTTTGAAGTCATGCCGGTTGCAGCAGGCAATTTTGATCCAAATATTTTATTTAAACTAGTTAGCTTTGTCAGTTGGGTTTTTGCTGGAGGAGTGATGGTTGCTTTACCAGCCGTTGCTGCGCTGCTATTTATTAATTTTTCTTTTGGCGTTATGAGCCGTGCTGCACCGCAATTTAATATTATTTCAATTGGTTTTCCAATCACCATGCTGTGCGGTTATGTAATTGTTTGGTATACGCTGTCCAGTTTTTTGGGTCAGTTGGGTATTTTGCTTGAACGTACTTTTATTGCATTAGAAGGGTTGATTGTCTAA
- the fliP gene encoding flagellar type III secretion system pore protein FliP (The bacterial flagellar biogenesis protein FliP forms a type III secretion system (T3SS)-type pore required for flagellar assembly.): MTRKIIGFLILMFPVIALAEPGIPAVSVTAGANGGQEFTVSLQVLAIMTGLTLLPSLVMMTTAFTRIVIVLGLLRQAMGMPTVPSNQVILGLSLFLSFFVMYPVLERANQEALQPYMAEEITSMQALEKAKRPFAEFMIEQTRVADIDMFIRMDGGDKMPDTLDEVPFHVLVPAFVISELKTAFQIGFLLFLPFLVIDLVVASVLMAMGMMMLSPMVISLPFKIMLFVMVDGWTMIIGTLMTSFGVGSGVLS; the protein is encoded by the coding sequence ATGACTAGAAAAATCATTGGTTTTTTAATTCTGATGTTTCCAGTGATTGCGCTTGCTGAACCGGGGATTCCAGCTGTTTCTGTGACTGCCGGTGCGAATGGCGGCCAGGAATTTACTGTGAGCTTGCAAGTTCTGGCGATTATGACCGGGCTTACCTTGCTGCCATCACTGGTGATGATGACCACAGCATTTACCCGTATCGTAATTGTGCTTGGTTTGTTACGGCAAGCGATGGGCATGCCAACGGTGCCATCTAATCAAGTTATTTTGGGTTTGTCCTTATTTCTGAGTTTTTTTGTGATGTATCCGGTTTTAGAGCGTGCCAATCAAGAAGCGTTGCAACCGTATATGGCTGAAGAAATTACATCGATGCAGGCGCTAGAAAAAGCCAAGCGCCCCTTTGCTGAATTTATGATCGAACAAACCCGTGTTGCAGATATCGATATGTTTATTCGTATGGATGGAGGCGATAAAATGCCGGACACTTTAGACGAAGTACCTTTCCATGTATTGGTACCGGCATTTGTAATTAGCGAATTAAAAACTGCTTTTCAGATAGGTTTTTTATTATTTTTGCCCTTTTTGGTAATCGATTTGGTGGTCGCCAGTGTACTAATGGCAATGGGTATGATGATGTTATCGCCAATGGTTATTTCATTGCCTTTTAAAATCATGCTGTTTGTAATGGTCGATGGCTGGACGATGATTATTGGAACATTAATGACAAGCTTTGGCGTGGGAAGCGGAGTTTTATCATGA
- the fliO gene encoding flagellar biosynthetic protein FliO, translated as MTSSKQAANQQEILINKNIQIKEAPPELAVTNTSLTDVFSPSNSKFANKPETSLISVVELLGSLLVVVALILLLAWILKRMGMAGPNNGTLKVLSNLPLGQKQQLLVVQAGEHQLLLGVSSGSINLLKEFEKPIVDAQLSTSNQITSNIFSGKIPNKFSNHLARALGKKND; from the coding sequence GTGACTTCCTCGAAGCAAGCTGCTAATCAGCAAGAGATATTAATTAATAAAAACATACAAATAAAAGAAGCTCCGCCAGAATTAGCTGTTACAAATACCTCGCTTACGGATGTTTTTTCCCCTTCGAACAGTAAATTTGCTAACAAGCCTGAAACTAGTTTGATTTCTGTTGTTGAATTGTTAGGTTCATTATTAGTAGTTGTCGCGCTGATTTTATTGCTGGCCTGGATTTTAAAGCGGATGGGCATGGCGGGGCCAAACAATGGCACATTAAAAGTGCTATCTAATTTGCCATTGGGGCAAAAACAGCAGCTATTAGTGGTGCAAGCAGGTGAACATCAGTTGTTGCTTGGTGTCAGTTCGGGCTCGATTAATCTGTTAAAAGAATTTGAAAAGCCGATTGTTGACGCTCAATTATCAACTTCAAATCAAATTACATCTAATATATTTTCTGGAAAAATCCCCAATAAGTTCTCTAACCATTTAGCTCGTGCATTAGGTAAAAAAAATGACTAG
- a CDS encoding transposase — protein sequence MATPRYALIDATLTPYYHVMSRTVRKAWLCGIDPDTGIDHSHRRSWISSRLSKLCKSFTIELASYAIMSNHYHLVLYVNTQKNFKLDMNQILRRWTAIFNGSELCQRYLSGEALSQAELSFLQQDAEIYRQRLKDISWFMRSLNEPIARMANQEDNCSGRFWQGRFKSQALLDQTAILTCMAYVDLNPIRAGIAKTPQSSEFTSIQNRINRINRINRINRIENKAIATKKAIPKLKAFHRLGACNQSSIPFTLKDYLQLVDTTARAINSDNKAKMNSKLATILHIVSNKTIQPEQWLHTISNRNYGLNSFGSAIGTFEKLKDFASHFNKKWCKGFSSSRWWQQQRDS from the coding sequence ATGGCTACCCCTCGTTATGCTCTAATAGATGCAACGCTAACACCCTATTACCATGTAATGAGTAGAACTGTTCGAAAAGCGTGGCTTTGCGGCATCGATCCTGATACTGGCATTGACCACAGTCATCGCCGTAGTTGGATTAGCAGCCGATTAAGTAAACTCTGTAAATCCTTTACAATTGAGTTAGCAAGCTACGCCATAATGTCTAACCATTATCATCTAGTTTTGTATGTTAATACTCAAAAAAACTTCAAATTAGATATGAATCAGATCTTGCGTCGTTGGACTGCTATTTTCAATGGTTCAGAACTTTGTCAGCGTTATTTGTCAGGTGAAGCATTAAGCCAAGCCGAACTCAGTTTTTTACAGCAAGATGCAGAAATTTACCGACAACGATTGAAAGATATCAGCTGGTTTATGCGTTCACTGAACGAACCTATTGCCAGAATGGCTAATCAAGAAGACAACTGTAGCGGTCGTTTTTGGCAAGGCCGATTTAAATCACAAGCGTTACTAGATCAAACCGCCATATTGACATGTATGGCTTATGTCGATCTCAATCCAATTCGTGCTGGAATTGCGAAAACACCCCAATCATCTGAATTCACTTCCATTCAGAATCGAATAAATCGAATAAATCGAATAAATCGAATAAATCGAATAGAAAATAAGGCTATTGCAACAAAAAAAGCAATACCAAAACTCAAGGCTTTCCACCGACTAGGAGCTTGCAATCAGTCATCAATTCCCTTTACTCTCAAAGATTACTTGCAACTAGTAGATACCACGGCAAGAGCCATTAATTCTGACAATAAAGCAAAGATGAACTCTAAACTAGCTACAATTTTACATATAGTTAGCAACAAGACAATACAACCTGAACAATGGCTACATACCATATCAAATCGAAATTATGGTCTCAATAGTTTTGGATCTGCTATTGGCACTTTTGAAAAGCTAAAAGATTTCGCTAGTCATTTTAATAAGAAGTGGTGCAAAGGATTTTCAAGTAGCCGGTGGTGGCAGCAACAGCGAGATAGTTAA